A single genomic interval of Hevea brasiliensis isolate MT/VB/25A 57/8 chromosome 4, ASM3005281v1, whole genome shotgun sequence harbors:
- the LOC131179386 gene encoding uncharacterized protein LOC131179386, with protein MASQNPIWSPPSQGLWKLNVDASYDSKSGKVGYGVIIRNYKGCLVDGCAAIFTCLSPLAAEGMAIREALLVASRRGFTAGVVETDSHLMVQLCSSSGENAPWELEVVLHDIKFLLSSYPSLSVVYVARRANSCAHWVANQSRIGRLVSRWVANPPHQLAMLLAQDFPSCFVS; from the coding sequence ATGGCTTCTCAGAATCCAATTTGGTCCCCTCCTTCGCAAGGCCTATGGAAGCTAAATGTGGATGCTTCTTATGACAGCAAATCAGGGAAGGTTGGGTATGGAGTAATTATTAGAAACTATAAGGGCTGTTTGGTGGATGGCTGTGCTGCTATTTTTACTTGTTTATCTCCTCTGGCAGCAGAGGGTATGGCTATTCGCGAAGCCCTCCTCGTTGCTTCTAGGAGAGGTTTTACTGCAGGAGTGGTGGAAACAGACTCACACCTAATGGTGCAGTTGTGTTCTTCCTCGGGGGAGAATGCTCCTTGGGAGCTTGAAGTGGTCCTTCATGACATTAAGTTTCTGTTATCTTCATATCCCTCCTTATCTGTTGTTTATGTTGCTCGAAGAGCAAATTCTTGTGCTCACTGGGTAGCCAACCAAAGTAGAATAGGAAGGCTTGTATCTAGGTGGGTTGCTAATCCCCCACATCAGCTTGCTATGCTGTTGGCTCAGGACTTTCCGTCTTGCTTTGTTTCTTGa
- the LOC110665194 gene encoding probable long-chain-alcohol O-fatty-acyltransferase 1, whose protein sequence is MEMEGELKNFLKVWVLATTCLCYCYYIAARLPKGILRLLSILPIIYIFIILPFNLNSFNLCGPTAFFLVWLANFKLLLFSLDQGPLSPPPPKLFHFISLACLPIKLKQETNNNTNPSIHFMPRLLLLAIKTIILVLVIHIYNYRQFIHPHLILAIYCLHMYLQLELVLAISATPARALFGFELEPQFNEPYLATSLQDFWGRRWNLMVTSILRPTVYYPTRQFSKRLFGPAWSSLPAVIATFVVSGWMHEVIYFYITRVSPTWEVTWFFVLHGICVAIEVALKKAVKDSWPLHRAISGPLVVVFAGVTAVWLFFPQLIRNRVDEQVIWECSILVNFIKHKLSSFFVYCLSVF, encoded by the coding sequence ATGGAGATGGAGGGCGAGTTGAAGAACTTCCTCAAGGTCTGGGTTTTAGCTACTACATGCTTATGCTACTGTTACTATATAGCAGCAAGATTACCTAAGGGTATCTTGAGGCTCCTTTCCATCCTCCCTATCATCTACATCTTCATCATTCTCCCCTTCAACCTCAACTCTTTCAATCTCTGTGGTCCTACAGCTTTCTTTCTCGTTTGGCTTGCCAACTTCAAGCTCCTCCTCTTCTCCTTGGATCAAGGTCCCTTATCACCCCCACCTCCCAAACTTTTCCATTTCATCTCCTTAGCCTGTCTTCCCATAAAACTCAAACAAGAAACAAATAATAACACTAACCCATCAATCCATTTCATGCCCAGATTACTTCTTCTGGCGATTAAAACCATCATTCTTGTTCTTGTAATTCATATCTATAACTACAGGCAATTCATTCACCCCCATCTCATCTTAGCTATCTATTGCTTGCACATGTACTTACAGCTAGAACTCGTCCTAGCCATATCAGCGACCCCCGCTCGAGCTCTTTTTGGGTTCGAGCTCGAGCCACAGTTCAACGAGCCTTACCTTGCCACATCTCTGCAAGACTTTTGGGGTCGTAGATGGAACCTCATGGTCACAAGTATTCTTCGGCCCACCGTATACTATCCTACACGCCAGTTTTCAAAGCGCTTATTTGGGCCGGCATGGTCGTCGTTGCCAGCTGTCATAGCGACGTTTGTCGTGTCGGGTTGGATGCACGAGgtcatttatttttatataacgcGTGTGAGTCCCACGTGGGAAGTCACGTGGTTTTTCGTCCTGCATGGTATTTGTGTAGCTATAGAGGTGGCGTTAAAGAAGGCTGTTAAGGACAGTTGGCCGTTGCACCGGGCAATTTCAGGGCCCTTGGTTGTCGTTTTTGCAGGTGTCACCGCCGTTTGGTTATTTTTCCCTCAGCTAATTAGAAATAGAGTGGATGAGCAGGTTATATGGGAGTGCTCCATTCTGGTAAATTTCATCAAGCATAAATTAAGCTCTTTTTTTGTTTATTGCTTGAGTGTATTTTAA
- the LOC110665195 gene encoding fimbrin-1, with protein MSSYVGVHVSDQWLQSQFTQVELRSLKSKFTSVKNQNGEVTVEDLPPLTVKLKAFNSMFNEEEIRGILSESFSDMSSEIDFEGFLRAYLNLQGRATAKSGESKHASSFLKAMTTTLLHTINESEKASYVVHINSYLADDPFLKQFLPLDPASSDLFNLVRDGVLLCKLINVAVPGTIDERAINTKRVLNPWERNENHTLCLNSAKAIGCTVVNIGTQDLVEGRPHLVLGLISQIIKIQLLADLSLKKTPQLVELVDDNNDVEELMGLAPEKILLKWMNFHLKKSGYEKPVTNFSSDLKDGKAYAYLLNVLAPEFCNPATLDAKDSVERASLVLDHAERMDCKRYLRPEDIVEGSPNLNLAFVAQIFHQRSGLSTDSKKYSFAEMMKDDVQTSREERCFRLWINSLGIATYVNNVFEDVRNGWLLLEVLDKISPGSVNWKQTSKPPIKMPFRKVENCNQVIKIGSQLKFSLVNVGGNDIVQGNKKLILAFLWQLMRYNMLQLLKNLRSHSQGKEITDADILKWTNCKVKSTGRTSQIDNFKDKSLSTGMFFLELLSAVEPRVVNWNLVTKGETDDEKRLNATYIISVARKLGCSIFLLPEDIIEVNQKMILTLAASIMYWSLQKAMEEGESSPPPANGKCAITPDVSPARSISGEDENSSLGGEVSNLNIDDAASYTTVSSQIESEEAPGGE; from the exons ATGTCGAGTTATGTGGGTGTTCATGTCTCTGATCAATGGCTTCAGAGTCAGTTCACACAGGTTGAGCTTCGCAGCCTCAAATCAAAA TTTACATCAGTGAAGAATCAAAATGGCGAAGTAACTGTTGAAGATTTGCCTCCTTTGACGGTGAAATTAAAAGCGTTTAATTCGATGTTCAATGAGGAGGAGATTAGAGGGATCTTGAGTGAGTCCTTTTCTGACATGAGCAGCGAGATTGATTTTGAAGGCTTCCTCAGG GCATATCTAAATTTGCAAGGTCGAGCTACTGCAAAATCAGGGGAATCAAAGCATGCTTCATCTTTCCTCAAGGCCATGACAACCACTCTTCTACACACCATTAATGAATCAGAGAAAGCATCTTATGTTGTTCATATAAACAGCTATCTCGCAGATGACCCATTTCTAAAGCAGTTTCTCCCCTTAGATCCAGCCTCAAGTGATTTATTCAATCTTGTGAGAGATGGAGTACTTCTATG CAAGCTTATCAATGTTGCTGTGCCGGGGACAATAGACGAACGAGCTATCAACACAAAACGGGTTCTTAACCCATGGGAGAGGAATGAAAATCACACTCTCTGCCTCAACTCTGCTAAAGCTATAGGCTGCACTGTAGTAAACATTGGCACTCAGGACTTGGTCGAAGGAAGA CCTCATCTGGTTCTTGGGTTGATTTCTCAAATTATAAAG ATTCAACTGCTAGCAGATCTTAGCCTTAAGAAGACACCTCAGCTTGTGGAATTAGTGGATGATAACAAT GATGTTGAGGAGCTTATGGGCTTGGCCCCTGAAAAGATTTTGTTAAAATGGATGAATTTCCATTTGAAGAAATCTGGCTATGAGAAACCTGTCACAAATTTTTCATCTGATTTGAAG GATGGAAAGGCTTATGCCTACCTGCTTAATGTTCTTGCCCCAGAATTCTGCAATCCGGCTACATTGGATGCCAAGGACTCTGTGGAAAGGGCTAGTCTGGTACTTGACCATGCAGAGAGAATGGACTGCAAAAGATATTTAAGACCAGAAGACATTGTTGAAGGTTCACCAAACCTGAATCTCGCATTtgttgcacaaatatttcatcaaag GAGCGGCCTTTCTACAGACAGTAAAAAGTATTCGTTTGCAGAGATGATGAAGGACGATGTCCAGACATCTAGAGAAGAGAGATGCTTTCGACTGTGGATCAACAGTCTTGGGATTGCTACATATGTTAACAATGTATTTGAGGATGTTAGAAATGG ATGGctacttttagaagtgcttgacaagatttctccaggatcaGTTAACTGGAAGCAGACATCTAAGCCTCCAATCAAGATGCCATTCAGAAAAGTAGAGAACTGCAATCAAGTGATAAAGATTGGGAGTCAATTGAAATTTTCCCTTGTTAATGTAGGTGGAAACGACATTGTACAAGGAAACAAGAAGCTCATTCTTG CCTTCTTATGGCAGTTGATGAGATATAACATGCTTCAACTCCTGAAAAACTTGAGATCTCACTCACAAGGGAAGGAAATAACTGATGCTGATATTCTAAAATGGACAAACTGCAAGGTTAAAAGTACAGGCAGAACTTCTCAAATCGACAACTTCAAG GATAAGAGTCTGTCAACAGGGATGTTCTTCCTTGAGCTTCTTAGTGCTGTGGAGCCAAGGGTGGTCAATTGGAACCTTGTTACCAAGGGTGAAACTG ATGATGAGAAGAGATTAAATGCTACATACATAATCAGTGTGGCAAGGAAACTTGGCTGTTCCATTTTCTTGTTGCCTGAGGATATCATAGAG GTAAATCAGAAGATGATTCTCACTCTTGCAGCCAGCATAATGTACTGGAGCCTGCAAAAGGCAATGGAAGAGGGAGAGTCATCTCCACCGCCTGCTAATGGCAAATGTGCCATTACACCTGATGTATCTCCAGCACGCTCTATTAGTGGTGAAGACGAGAACTCCTCCCTCGGGGGTGAAGTCTCAAATTTAAATATTGATGATGCTGCCTCTTATACAACTGTCTCCTCACAGATTGAGAGTGAAGAAGCTCCTGGAGGAGAATGA